The sequence below is a genomic window from bacterium.
ACACAGCTCTGAACCAGTCCCTTTTGTTATTTACGGGCATGGAATTGAGCCTGATGAATTTGAAGTTTTTTCAGAAAGAGAAGCAAAAAAATCAGATTTTATAGTAAAAGATGGATGGAAATTGATTGAAATACTTGTAGGGGCGGGGCATACCTCGCCCCTACATTAGCACAGGGGGATACATGGCTCTTATTGTTCAAAAGTTCGGGGGAACATCGGTAGGTAACGCGGAAAGGATCAAACTGGTGGCTAAACGGGTTATCGCGGACAAGAAGAAAAATAACCGCGTTGTTGTGGTTGTTTCGGCCATGGGTGACACTACGGATGATTTAATAAACCTTGCTGAACAAATCACAAAAAATCCAAGTGAGAGAGAAATGGACATGCTTCTTTCAACCGGGGAACAAGTATCAATCGCTCTTTTGGCAATGGCTATTCATAACCAGGGTGTCGAAGCTATATCATTTACAGGCCCGCAGGTAGGAATAATTACCGACAATATCCACAGGAAAGCCAAAATAATAAGTATAAACGCTGATAGAATTCATAAAGAACTTGAAAAGAATAAAATTGTTATTGTCGCGGGGTTCCAGGGAATTGATGAAAATCAGGACATAACCACATTAGGGCGCGGGGGGTCGGATACAACTGCTGTTGCCCTTGCCGCCGCGCTGAAGGCGGACCTTTGCGAAATATATACCGATGTTGACGGCATATACACTGCTGACCCAAGGATAATCCCGAACGCGAAAAAATTTTCTTATATAACTTATGATGAAACGCTGGAACTGGCAAGCCTGGGCGCACAGGTCCTTCATTCACGTTCAGTGGAGATAGCAAAAAAATATAATATACCCTTAAGGGTCCGTTCAACTTTTTCAAAAGATAAGGGAACAATGCTTTTGTCTGAAGAAAAATATGGAAAGGAAAATAAAAATATGGAGAAGATTCTGGTAAGCGGTGTAGCATGCGATAAAAATGAAGCCAAGGTCTCAATTATCGATATACCTGACCGGCCCGGGATCGCGGCGCAAATTTTCGGGGAGCTGGCGGACGGGAATATTGTTGTGGATATGATTATCCAGAGTGCTGGAGAAGATGGTAAAAATGATATTTCTTTCACAGTCATGAAAGGCGATTTAGATAAGACACTTGAGATAATGGAAAATACCGCGAAAAAAATGAAAGCAAAAAAAGTCATCTATGATAAAAATATAGCAAAGGTTTCAGCGGTTGGAATCGGTATGCGCAGCCATTCAGGTGTCGCGGCAAGGATGTTCCGGATACTTGGTAACGCCGGCATAAATATCCAGATGATAAGCACTTCTGAAATAAAAATTTCATGTGTCGTAAGCCAGAAAGATGCCGATAAAGCGCTCCAGGTTATTCATAAAGAGTTCAATCTTGGAAAATAAATTAATATTCCCATCATTATGATAATTTTTTTCGCATAAAGTAATCCCCCCATGGTTCATTTAATTTGATATTATTAAGGAAAACCGTAATATGTCCGAAAATATAAGAGTGGATTTAATTGTCAAGGGCAGGGTGCAGGGTGTTTATTACAGGTCTTTTGCAGAAGAAATGGCACACCAGTATAACATTAGAGGTTACGCAAGAAATTTGCCGACAGGAGATGTGGAAATTGCCGCAGAAGGGAACAGGAACAATATTGAGTCTTTTATCAGTGAATTATGGAAAGGCCCTCCAATGGCCATAGTGAGGGATATTATTAAAAGTGAGGATAAATATAAAGAAGAATTTAAAGGGTTTTCAGTCAGATTTTAGTAAAAAAAAAGTATTCTTCTTTTATATATATTTATTGGCCGTTGTGTTATTGTTTTTAAATACCGGGTGCGGGAGCAGCAGCCGGTACTACCGGAAAGAAGCCGCGTCAAAAGATTATCATATTGTTAAAAAAGGCGATACGTTATATTCAATTGCGAGAAGATACAATATTCCGCCAAAAAGCCTTATACAGTATAACCGTATACAGAATCCCAAAAACATAGAGATAGGGCAAAAAATTTATCTGCCGTCCTGGAAAAAGTATAGTACCGCTTATAAAAAGAAAAAACCGTCGTACAGCAAAAAGAAAAATCCACCTCTGAAATTCATTTGGCCGGCACAGGGGCAGTTAACGTCAAAATTCGGTTTTAGATTCGGGATACCGCATAAGGGAATTGATATAGGGGCTCCTTACGGTACCAAGGTATTTGCCGCCTATGATGGTGAGGTGGCACTTGTCGAATCCCGTCCCCGCGGGCTTGGAAATGTAATAATTTTAAAGCACGAAAAAGATTTCATAACGGTTTACGGACATAATCACAAAATTTTAGTCAAGGAAAATCAAAAGGTCAAAAAGGGACAGGTCATCTCCCTGATGGGCAGTTCCGGCTGGTCCACGGGGCCCCATCTGCATTTTGAAATTCGATGCAACGGTGAGGCGATTAATCCGCTGGATTGCCTGCCGTAGATAAGGCAAATCATATGTTCTGGTTCCAGGTAAAAACAAAATCGGGTTATGTGAGGATTGAATATTTGATAAACACTATAATTGACATAAAGTTAAACACCTCCCCGCAGAAAAGAGACAAAAATTATAAGGTTTATAATAGATTAAAAAATGACTTGTTAAAATATTTCAGCGGGCGGAAAATAGATTTCAAAAGATATAAAATCAATATTGATGGTTTAACGGATTTCGAGAGAAATGTTTTGGAAAATACAAGGCTGATTCCATATGGAAACACGAAATCCTATTCACAAATAGCAAGTGAGGCAGGGAATCCCAGGGCCGGCAGGGCGGCAGGCAATGCCCTGAACAAAAACCCGGTACCGATTATTATACCGTGCCACCGGGTTATAAAAAAGACAGGGAAACCGGGAGGGTTTTCCGCCGGTGAAAAATGGAAGAAAATCCTGCTTTTATTAGAAAATCCTTGACATATTTTTGTTAATTACTTTATAATGAATTCAGGGTCCAAAAATATTTTATTTTTGGAGGGCATTCGGATAGTCGGGCCGCTATTCTGCGCATAATAAAAAACGCGGATTGAGGCCTTTTTATTTTGGAGGCGCAAACACCGCCGGGAAAATGAAATATGAACCCCGCCCTTCCTAAAGATAAAAATAGGAAGAACGGGGTAGAAAGGCTGATTAGTATTATATTAAAACTAAAAAATTAAATTAAGAAAGGAAGAGCGGGGTGAAAAGAATATTATTGTTTACACTGCCGATTTTAATCATTATAACCATTATTTTCGCGGCATTCGGGTTCCTGCAGGTCCGTTACGAAGAAGAAAAATTAACGGACGAACTAAAAAGGAAAGCGCGGGCGGTAGCTGAAAGCGTGGAATTGTCCGCCAAGCATATTTTAATTAACAAAGACCTGAAATCAGCGCATAAACTGGTTGAAAGTTTTCAAAAAAGAGAAAGGGTCCAGGGCTGCGTGATTTATGATGAAAAGGGGGAAATTTTTGCTATTACGGAAAAAATATTCGAGTGGAGAAATATCAATAAACCGGATTTAATTGATATAACGATAACAAAAAAATCAAAAGATAAATTAGATAAATCTAAAGAATATTCCATTTATAGTTATATTTTGCCTGTTTTAGGTGATGAACAAAACATTTTGGGATTTGTTGAAGTCATTTACGATACTTCATATATGTTTATAACATTAACACAATTATGGAAAAGGATAACCATCACATTAAGTATTTTACTGATATCAATAACCATTATTACTCTTTTGATTCAAAGGCAGATTTTTGTTTTACCTGTCCGCCGGGTTACAGACTGGCTTAAACATTTCCAGAAGGGTGAAATCGATAAATTAAGACCTTTTGAGGAAGAAGGCGAATTTGGAAAACTTATAAGTGAAGTGGAACAGGTTGCCCTGAGCCTGAGGGTCGCGCGCAAGGTCGTGACAGACGAGGCCAAAAAACGTTTAGAAAAAGAAGAGTTATGGACAGAAAAAAAATTAAGAGACCTTGTCCAGGCTAAACTTGGGGAAAACGCGTTATTTGTTGTTTCCAACAGGGAACCTTTTATGCATGTTTTTGATGAAACAATCGGGAGGGCAGTTTTAATCAGGCCCGCGAGCGGCGTGGTTACGGCTATTGACCCGGTTTTACGCGCCTGCGGCGGAACATGGATTGCCCACGGGGCCGGAAACGCGGATAGTAAATTTGTAAATTCCAAAAATAAATTAGGGGTCCCGCCTGAAGATATACGCTATATATTAAAAAGAGTCTGGCTTACAAAAGAAGAGGAAGACGGTTATTATTACGGCTTTTCAAATGAAGGTTTATGGCCGCTTTGCCATGTCACTCATACAAGGCCTATTTTCAGAGAGACCGATTGGAATATTTATAAAAAAGTAAACCGGAAATTCGCTGAAAATATTTTGGAAGAATTACCTTCGGAAAATCCGTTTGTATTTATACAGGACTACCATTTTACCCTTTTAGGGAAAATGATCAAAGAAAAACGTCCGGATGCCACTATCGCGTTGTTCTGGCATATACCATGGCCTAACCCGGAAGTTTTCGCGATATGTCCTTACCAGCAGGAAATATTGGACGGCATGCTTGGGTGCAACCTTATAGGTTTTCATCTGCAATCACATTGCAATAATTTTCTCGACACAGCAAACAGGTTGATCGAAAGCCGCGTCGATACTGAAAAATTCAGTGTCATCCGGAATAATATCGAAACCTTTATAAGGCCTTTCCCGATAAGCGTGGATTTTAAAAACAGCGATGTTGCCAAAAATGAAATTTCACAGATGGAAGAAATCAGGAACGAGTTGAATTTGAAAGATAAAATAATCGGTATTGGGGTCGACAGGATTGATTATACCAAAGGATTAATTGAAAAGATACTCGCTATAGACAGGTTTTTGGATAAAAATCCACAATACAAGAATAAATTTGTGTTTATCCAGATTGCGGCGCCAAGCCGGAC
It includes:
- a CDS encoding aspartate kinase, which encodes MALIVQKFGGTSVGNAERIKLVAKRVIADKKKNNRVVVVVSAMGDTTDDLINLAEQITKNPSEREMDMLLSTGEQVSIALLAMAIHNQGVEAISFTGPQVGIITDNIHRKAKIISINADRIHKELEKNKIVIVAGFQGIDENQDITTLGRGGSDTTAVALAAALKADLCEIYTDVDGIYTADPRIIPNAKKFSYITYDETLELASLGAQVLHSRSVEIAKKYNIPLRVRSTFSKDKGTMLLSEEKYGKENKNMEKILVSGVACDKNEAKVSIIDIPDRPGIAAQIFGELADGNIVVDMIIQSAGEDGKNDISFTVMKGDLDKTLEIMENTAKKMKAKKVIYDKNIAKVSAVGIGMRSHSGVAARMFRILGNAGINIQMISTSEIKISCVVSQKDADKALQVIHKEFNLGK
- a CDS encoding acylphosphatase codes for the protein MSENIRVDLIVKGRVQGVYYRSFAEEMAHQYNIRGYARNLPTGDVEIAAEGNRNNIESFISELWKGPPMAIVRDIIKSEDKYKEEFKGFSVRF
- a CDS encoding M23 family metallopeptidase, yielding MLLFLNTGCGSSSRYYRKEAASKDYHIVKKGDTLYSIARRYNIPPKSLIQYNRIQNPKNIEIGQKIYLPSWKKYSTAYKKKKPSYSKKKNPPLKFIWPAQGQLTSKFGFRFGIPHKGIDIGAPYGTKVFAAYDGEVALVESRPRGLGNVIILKHEKDFITVYGHNHKILVKENQKVKKGQVISLMGSSGWSTGPHLHFEIRCNGEAINPLDCLP
- a CDS encoding methylated-DNA--[protein]-cysteine S-methyltransferase: MFWFQVKTKSGYVRIEYLINTIIDIKLNTSPQKRDKNYKVYNRLKNDLLKYFSGRKIDFKRYKINIDGLTDFERNVLENTRLIPYGNTKSYSQIASEAGNPRAGRAAGNALNKNPVPIIIPCHRVIKKTGKPGGFSAGEKWKKILLLLENP
- a CDS encoding trehalose-6-phosphate synthase, which codes for MKRILLFTLPILIIITIIFAAFGFLQVRYEEEKLTDELKRKARAVAESVELSAKHILINKDLKSAHKLVESFQKRERVQGCVIYDEKGEIFAITEKIFEWRNINKPDLIDITITKKSKDKLDKSKEYSIYSYILPVLGDEQNILGFVEVIYDTSYMFITLTQLWKRITITLSILLISITIITLLIQRQIFVLPVRRVTDWLKHFQKGEIDKLRPFEEEGEFGKLISEVEQVALSLRVARKVVTDEAKKRLEKEELWTEKKLRDLVQAKLGENALFVVSNREPFMHVFDETIGRAVLIRPASGVVTAIDPVLRACGGTWIAHGAGNADSKFVNSKNKLGVPPEDIRYILKRVWLTKEEEDGYYYGFSNEGLWPLCHVTHTRPIFRETDWNIYKKVNRKFAENILEELPSENPFVFIQDYHFTLLGKMIKEKRPDATIALFWHIPWPNPEVFAICPYQQEILDGMLGCNLIGFHLQSHCNNFLDTANRLIESRVDTEKFSVIRNNIETFIRPFPISVDFKNSDVAKNEISQMEEIRNELNLKDKIIGIGVDRIDYTKGLIEKILAIDRFLDKNPQYKNKFVFIQIAAPSRTHIKRYHDLMAEIDDLVEKKNWKHSDGNWKPIIYLKRHFSPEEIRPYYILSDFCIVSSLHDGMNLVAKEYIASKSDMSGALILSRFAGAARELADAVQINPYSIEEFSEAIKYSLEMPADEKTKRMKNMRKIVSENNIYKWAGNIITDLTALGKS